A region of Pempheris klunzingeri isolate RE-2024b chromosome 15, fPemKlu1.hap1, whole genome shotgun sequence DNA encodes the following proteins:
- the grk7a gene encoding rhodopsin kinase grk7a — protein sequence MCDMGGLDNLVANTAYLKAQGGDDKEMRKRRRSLSLPKPEQCAEVRNSIEKDYTMLCERQPIGKKFFREFLANKAEYKLAAEFLDELYDWDLAVEATKDKARQNIIKKYCKTDSKSFLSFLTGETAEKCKSVTDANFTEVMKTKVQDGVREYLKDKPFAEYQTSPFFDKFLQWKEYEKQPISDKYFYEFRTLGKGGFGEVCAVQVKNTGQMYACKKLCKKRLKKKGGEKMALLEKKILEKVNSLFLVNLGYAYDTKTHLCLVMTLMNGGDLKYHIYNMGYDGKGKDQGIEMKRIVHYTAQITTGILHLHEMDIVYRDMKPENVLLDSQGQCRLSDLGLAIELAAGKTVTQMAGTGAYMAPELLNKTPYRTSVDWWALGCSIYEMVAGYTPFKGPESKKEKVEKEEVQRRILNEEPKWEHRCFDTVTKDIVQQFLKKPIEERLGMKNNMEDPRKHEWFKSINFPRLEAGLVDPPWVPKPNVVYAKDTDDIAEFSEIKGIEFDTKDNAFFKEFSTGAVAIQWQQEMLETGLFDELNDPNRKEGGGDPDDGKKSGTCIVL from the exons ATGTGTGACATGGGGGGACTGGATAACCTGGTGGCCAACACGGCCTACCTAAAAGCCCAGGGGGGTGATGACAAGGAGATGAGAAAGCGCCGTCGCAGCTTGTCTCTCCCCAAACCTGAGCAATGTGCTGAGGTACGAAATTCCATTGAAAAGGACTATACAATGCTTTGTGAAAGGCAGCCTATTGGCAAAAAGTTTTTCCGTGAGTTCCTTGCGAATAAGGCAGAGTATAAACTTGCTGCTGAATTCCTGGATGAGCTGTATGATTGGGATCTGGCTGTAGAAGCAACGAAAGACAAGGCGCGccaaaacatcataaaaaagtACTGCAAGACTGATTCCAagtccttcctctcctttcttacCGGGGAGACGGCTGAGAAATGCAAGTCTGTGACAGATGCCAACTTTACGGAGGTGATGAAAACCAAAGTACAGGACGGTGTAAGAGAATATCTTAAAGACAAACCCTTCGCAGAATACCAGACCAGCCCGTTCTTTGATAAATTCCTGCAGTGGAAAGAGTATGAGAAACAGCCCATCAGTGACAAATACTTCTATGAGTTCAGAACTCTGGGAAAAGGAGGCTTCGGAGAG GTGTGCGCTGTTCAGGTGAAGAACACAGGCCAGATGTACGCCTGCAAGAAACTGTGTAAAAAGCGACTGAAGAAGAAGGGTGGTGAGAAGATGGCCCTGCTGGAGAAGAAGATCTTGGAGAAGGTTAACAGCCTGTTCCTGGTCAACTTGGGCTATGCTTATGACACCAAGACCCACCTGTGCCTTGTCATGACCCTGATGAATGGAGGCGACCTCAAGTACCACATTTACAACATGGGTTATGATGGCAAGGGTAAGGACCAGGGCATTGAGATGAAGCGCATCGTCCACTACACGGCGCAGATCACCACCGGCATCCTGCATCTGCACGAAATGGACATCGTATACCGCgacatgaagccagagaacgTGTTGCTGGATAGCCAAGGCCAGTGCCGACTTTCAGATTTGGGTCTGGCCATAGAGCTCGCTGCAGGGAAGACTGTCACCCAGATG gCTGGCACTGGAGCGTACATGGCACCTGAGCTCCTGAACAAAACTCCGTACAGGACATCAGTGGACTGGTGGGCCCTGGGCTGCAGTATCTACGAGATGGTTGCTGGCTACACACCTTTCAAAGGCCCCGAGAGCAAGAAGGagaaggtggagaaggaggaggtgcagcGCCGCATCCTCAACGAGGAACCCAAGTGGGAGCACAGATGCTTTGACACTGTCACCAAGGACATCGTTCAGCAGTTCCTCAAGAAGCCGATCGAGGAGCGCCTGGGCATGAA GAACAACATGGAGGATCCCAGGAAGCACGAGTGGTTCAAGTCCATCAACTTCCCACGTCTAGAGGCTGGGCTGGTGGACCCTCCTTGGGTTCCCAAACCCAACGTTGTCTACGCCAAGGACACCGACGACATCGCCGAGTTCTCCGAGATCAAAGGCATCGAGTTTGACACCAAGGACAACGCATTCTTCAAGGAGTTTAGCACAGGCGCTGTGGCCATTCAGTGGCAGCAGGAGATGCTTGAGACTGGACTGTTCGATGAGCTCAACGATCCCAACAGGAAAGAGGGCGGAGGAGATCCCGATGACGGAAAGAAGTCCGGCACGTGTATAGTGCTGTGA
- the atp1b3a gene encoding sodium/potassium-transporting ATPase subunit beta-3a: MASTEDKPANKENTSSWKDSFYNPRTGEVLGRTASSWALILLFYLVFYCFLAGMFALTMWVMLLTLDDYVPKYRDRVPYPGLVIRPNSLDISFNKSDPLKYSHYVQHLESFLQRYNDTEQEKNQDCPQGEYYLQDEGMSKKACRFKRGFLSLCSGLSDTNFGYSEGKPCVLLKMNRIIGLKPRGDPYINCTVKRDNPIQMQYFPSEGRIDKMYFPYYGKKAHENYVQPLVAVKLLLTKEDYNKELPVECRVEGSDLRNNDERDKFLGRVTFRIKVVE; this comes from the exons aTGGCGAGCACCGAGGATAAACCGGCCAACAAGGAGAACACGTCCAGCTGGAAGGACTCCTTCTACAACCCGAGGACCGGGGAGGTGCTGGGTCGCACGGCCAGCAGCTGGG CGCTCATCCTGCTCTTCTACCTGGTTTTCTACTGTTTCTTGGCTGGCATGTTCGCCCTGACCATGTGGGTGATGCTGCTCACTCTGGACGACTACGTGCCGAAGTACCGGGACCGCGTTCCTTATCCAG GGTTGGTGATTCGTCCAAATTCACTGGATATATCCTTCAACAAATCTGACCCACTCAAGTACTCGCATTATGTCCAGCACCTGGAGTCCTTCCTGCAAA gaTATAATGAtacagagcaggagaagaacCAGGACTGCCCCCAAGGAGAGTATTACTTGCAGGACGAGGGCATGTCAAAGAAAGCTTGTCGCTTCAAGAGGGGCTTCCTGAGTCTCTGCTCCGGCCTGTCTGACACCAACTTTGGATATTCTGAGGGAAAACCCTGCGTGCTGCTCAAAATGAACAGG ATCATCGGCCTGAAGCCTCGTGGGGATCCCTACATCAACTGCACAGTAAAA AGAGACAACCCGATCCAAATGCAGTATTTCCCCAGTGAGGGCCGTATTGATAAGATGTATTTCCCGTACTACGGCAAGAAAGCCCAT GAGAATTACGTGCAGCCCCTGGTAGCCGTGAAGCTGCTGCTCACCAAGGAGGACTACAACAAGGAGCTGCCGGTGGAGTGCAGGGTAGAGGGCTCCGACCTCCGCAACAACGACGAAAGGGACAAGTTCCTGGGTCGCGTCACCTTCAGGATCAAGGTGGTCGAGTAA